The Gemmata palustris genome includes a region encoding these proteins:
- a CDS encoding site-specific integrase — MSRTRNLAPSYIPHNKSGRGRLQWYDAIGNRHEKLLPGPFNSPESLAAKARLELELVTSPLGAPINPKTLTVVEVMAAYLDHAECHYRDPDGNPSEELRHLKTALRYVRVLYGSLPVIEFGPLALKAVRQKFVDLKWSRKTVNARVERVRRMFEWGVAEELIPVSVSQALKTVKGLRQGRTTARETEPIKPVPDAVVDATLPHVNRHVAGLIEFQRLTGSRPGEACRVRRCDIDTTGNTWLYKPKRHKTAWKGKTRTIPIGPKAQTLLREFFTSEPTDYLFSPARAVEEFRAKRSANRKTPKYPSEATRKHARRAGAKLIRPPAARYNRLAYLTAITRGCDRAFPPVDELARREKESAAKWWARLASEQRVAVKEWRRGHHWHPNQLRHNYATRARKLFGLEGAQAVLGHAKINTTELYAEKTND, encoded by the coding sequence GTGTCCCGTACTCGCAATCTCGCCCCGTCCTACATCCCCCACAACAAATCCGGTCGCGGCCGACTCCAGTGGTACGATGCCATCGGAAACCGGCACGAAAAACTTCTCCCCGGCCCGTTCAACTCTCCCGAGTCTCTCGCGGCGAAAGCCCGGCTGGAACTCGAACTCGTTACGTCCCCTCTCGGCGCACCGATCAATCCGAAAACGTTGACCGTGGTCGAAGTGATGGCCGCGTACCTCGACCACGCCGAGTGCCACTACCGCGACCCGGACGGGAACCCATCCGAGGAACTTCGGCACCTCAAAACTGCCCTTCGGTACGTCCGCGTGCTGTACGGTTCACTACCCGTCATCGAGTTCGGGCCGCTCGCGCTCAAAGCCGTCCGGCAGAAGTTCGTTGACTTGAAGTGGTCCCGCAAGACCGTCAACGCCCGCGTCGAGCGCGTGCGCCGGATGTTCGAGTGGGGCGTCGCCGAAGAGCTAATTCCCGTGTCCGTGAGTCAGGCACTCAAGACCGTGAAGGGGCTCCGGCAGGGGCGCACCACGGCTCGCGAAACGGAACCGATCAAGCCGGTCCCCGACGCGGTCGTTGACGCGACCCTGCCCCACGTCAACCGGCACGTCGCGGGGCTCATCGAGTTCCAGCGCTTGACCGGGAGCCGGCCGGGTGAAGCGTGTCGGGTACGCCGGTGCGATATCGACACGACCGGGAACACGTGGCTGTACAAACCCAAGAGGCACAAAACCGCCTGGAAGGGAAAAACGCGAACCATCCCCATTGGCCCCAAAGCTCAAACACTGCTGCGTGAGTTCTTCACCTCAGAACCAACTGACTACCTGTTCTCGCCCGCGCGGGCGGTGGAGGAGTTCCGCGCCAAGCGGAGCGCGAACCGGAAGACGCCTAAGTACCCGAGTGAGGCCACCCGGAAGCACGCCCGGCGCGCTGGTGCGAAACTGATTCGGCCACCGGCCGCGCGCTACAACCGGCTCGCGTACCTGACGGCAATCACGCGCGGGTGCGACCGGGCGTTCCCGCCCGTGGATGAGCTGGCACGGCGAGAAAAGGAGTCTGCCGCGAAGTGGTGGGCACGACTCGCGAGCGAACAGCGGGTCGCGGTGAAGGAATGGCGGCGCGGGCACCACTGGCACCCGAACCAACTGCGTCACAATTACGCGACCCGGGCGCGAAAGCTGTTCGGACTCGAAGGCGCTCAAGCCGTGCTGGGTCACGCCAAAATAAACACGACCGAGTTGTACGCAGAAAAAACGAACGATTAG
- a CDS encoding ParB/RepB/Spo0J family partition protein codes for MSEQAASISAPVVKTITFNGKLYFAPFADLLPPLTECERDELQADIETRGVLVPVIVTPEDEVIDGHNRAEIADRLSKAVPIEVKNFGSAAEKRTAALYLNLHRRHVSADEKRRLIREELLVNAGASDRSIGAKVGADNKTVAKERSELERREEIPHVEKRTDTIGRSQPASKKLPIASEGTPTNARDDFIQVEQKPPPATRDRHAAKSPQPPSTPAAPTHTEALGPKFKKCLTELRKLLGELESEKGQAPVQDAAEKNKVPVWVGDKGLRWEWLDGVENTLTELRVKL; via the coding sequence ATGTCTGAGCAGGCCGCAAGTATCTCTGCCCCGGTCGTGAAGACCATTACGTTCAACGGCAAATTGTACTTCGCCCCGTTCGCCGATCTGCTACCGCCGCTGACCGAGTGCGAACGTGACGAACTACAGGCCGACATCGAAACCCGGGGCGTTTTGGTGCCCGTGATCGTAACCCCCGAAGACGAGGTAATCGACGGACACAACCGTGCCGAAATCGCGGACCGGCTGAGCAAGGCGGTTCCGATCGAGGTGAAGAACTTCGGCAGTGCCGCGGAGAAGAGAACGGCCGCACTGTACCTCAACCTCCACCGACGGCACGTGAGTGCTGACGAGAAACGCAGGTTGATCCGCGAGGAGCTTTTGGTCAACGCGGGAGCTTCGGACCGGAGCATTGGCGCCAAGGTCGGGGCGGACAACAAGACCGTGGCGAAAGAGCGGAGCGAACTGGAACGGCGTGAGGAGATTCCTCACGTCGAAAAGCGAACCGATACGATCGGCCGCAGCCAACCCGCAAGCAAGAAACTGCCGATAGCGAGCGAGGGCACGCCAACCAATGCCAGGGACGATTTTATTCAAGTTGAACAAAAGCCGCCCCCGGCGACCCGTGATCGCCACGCTGCGAAATCGCCCCAGCCCCCATCAACTCCCGCGGCCCCGACCCACACGGAGGCGCTTGGTCCGAAGTTTAAGAAGTGCCTGACCGAATTGCGGAAACTCCTAGGGGAACTCGAATCCGAGAAGGGTCAAGCACCCGTTCAAGATGCTGCGGAGAAAAACAAAGTCCCTGTGTGGGTGGGTGACAAGGGGCTGCGTTGGGAGTGGCTCGACGGTGTGGAGAACACGCTTACGGAACTGAGGGTGAAGCTGTGA
- a CDS encoding P27 family phage terminase small subunit, protein MKGLTMRGGNNRIPPSEHLARGTYRANRHSKLPNDSITNPPLASDPPAELTDRGRAVWEDLYPIVTSLGIVTEAERHTFAMFCLYQGYHIEAAEHVKLEGMFKKPKRGESAEGVQYSRWYRLMNDSAVMSIKLASCLGLTPTDRHRVARVNRATEQLSEPHARPLTDLDRLLPFGPPKDGA, encoded by the coding sequence ATGAAAGGATTGACCATGAGAGGCGGAAATAATCGCATACCACCTTCAGAACACCTCGCGCGGGGAACGTACCGCGCCAACCGGCACAGCAAACTGCCGAACGACTCGATCACGAACCCGCCGCTCGCATCCGACCCGCCCGCGGAACTGACCGACCGAGGGCGTGCGGTCTGGGAGGACTTGTACCCCATCGTGACCTCGCTCGGCATCGTCACCGAAGCCGAGCGGCACACCTTCGCGATGTTCTGCCTCTACCAGGGATACCACATCGAGGCGGCCGAACACGTGAAGTTAGAGGGGATGTTTAAGAAGCCCAAGCGGGGCGAGAGTGCGGAGGGCGTGCAATACAGCAGGTGGTATAGGCTGATGAACGATTCCGCAGTGATGTCTATTAAGCTCGCGTCCTGTCTCGGGCTGACGCCAACAGACCGGCACCGCGTCGCCCGGGTCAATCGCGCCACGGAGCAACTCTCCGAGCCGCACGCGCGCCCGCTCACCGATCTGGACCGACTCCTTCCCTTCGGGCCGCCGAAGGACGGGGCGTAA
- a CDS encoding IS630 family transposase, translating to MSSSPGRSSASASRRGDRPRFVAAMENVLDVYQARYDAKHPLIGMDEAARQLLSDVFDPLPLAPGRARRVDDKYARHGTCSLFMFYNPLDGWRRVGCRDSRTGCDWAEEVRCLLDVDYPEAELVTLVCDNLNTHNIANLYKAFDAETAGRLRRRLRVVQTPVNGSWLNVAEMELSVLSRQCLGKRRFETKTEMETALGAWAAARNAAKAGTRWQFTTADARVKLKALYPIPDIER from the coding sequence ATGAGCTCCAGCCCTGGAAGGTCGAGCGCTTCTGCATCGCGTCGGGGGGACCGGCCCCGGTTCGTCGCCGCGATGGAAAACGTCCTCGATGTCTACCAAGCCCGATACGACGCGAAGCACCCGTTGATCGGCATGGATGAAGCGGCGCGGCAGCTGCTCAGTGACGTGTTCGACCCACTTCCACTTGCGCCCGGCCGGGCGCGGCGCGTCGATGACAAGTACGCGCGCCACGGAACCTGTTCACTGTTCATGTTTTACAACCCCCTCGACGGGTGGCGCCGGGTCGGGTGCCGCGACAGCCGCACGGGTTGCGATTGGGCCGAGGAGGTCCGGTGCCTATTGGACGTCGATTACCCCGAGGCGGAACTGGTGACGCTGGTTTGTGACAACCTGAACACGCACAACATCGCCAACTTGTACAAGGCGTTTGACGCCGAGACCGCGGGGCGCTTGCGGCGCCGGTTGCGCGTGGTGCAGACGCCGGTGAACGGGAGCTGGTTGAACGTGGCCGAAATGGAACTCAGCGTGCTGTCGCGCCAGTGCCTGGGGAAGCGGCGATTCGAGACAAAAACCGAGATGGAAACGGCCCTGGGCGCGTGGGCCGCGGCTCGCAATGCCGCGAAGGCGGGCACCCGGTGGCAGTTCACCACCGCCGATGCCCGCGTGAAGCTCAAGGCCCTCTACCCCATACCCGACATCGAGCGATAG
- a CDS encoding ISNCY family transposase (programmed frameshift), giving the protein MYLDYSNFRTVTTLAGVARYTLRIGRCRHRPCDLYSVPFRPEAEGRIALPHHEFGLDVVAYAGNRRYTAHRTAPEIHAELVARGVALSVRTVTNLLHRFDELRTLGATNPDRMRPAFEKQGRVLLALDGLQPDVGHEVLWVIRDVLSGRVVLAKSLLSACRADLAALLAQAAEAVGVPIAGVVSDGQHSIRNAVAQALPGVPHQLCQFHYLREAAGPVYEADRHAKKELKKRVRGVREVERRVEDRSDAEAEVVRGYCSAVRSALTDDGRPPLDSAGLRLRGRLDAVAGSLKKLRGEKGAGRELTRLHGMITRGLEGTAALFAPVKELFDRVYRVAHELSNYDGRTGAGVRARWDERVREMDAMSRQRPDLSEPLDHFVKVSRSYEPGLFHTYDVGDLPRTNNDLEQLFGSHRHHERRCSGRKVASPGLVVRGSVRLVAGLMTRLGEATAEELAPTSVLAWRELREELGFREAARTQQRQFRRDPASYLKSLENLARQSGLPA; this is encoded by the exons CTGTACCTCGACTACTCCAACTTCCGCACCGTCACCACGCTGGCCGGCGTCGCCCGGTACACACTGCGCATCGGCCGCTGCCGTCACCGCCCGTGTGACCTGTATTCGGTCCCGTTCCGACCCGAGGCCGAAGGCCGAATCGCCCTCCCGCACCACGAGTTCGGGCTCGACGTCGTCGCGTACGCCGGCAACCGCCGGTACACCGCGCACCGGACCGCGCCCGAGATCCACGCCGAACTCGTTGCCCGCGGTGTGGCCCTGTCAGTTCGCACGGTCACCAACCTGCTCCACCGGTTCGACGAGCTGCGCACCTTGGGTGCCACCAACCCGGACCGGATGCGCCCGGCGTTCGAGAAGCAGGGGCGGGTATTACTCGCGCTCGACGGGCTCCAGCCGGACGTCGGGCACGAGGTGCTGTGGGTGATCCGCGACGTGCTCAGCGGGCGTGTGGTCCTGGCCAAGTCGCTGCTGTCGGCGTGCCGGGCGGATCTGGCCGCCTTGCTGGCCCAGGCCGCCGAAGCCGTCGGGGTGCCGATCGCCGGGGTCGTGTCCGACGGGCAGCACTCGATCCGCAACGCGGTGGCCCAAGCGCTGCCCGGAGTGCCGCACCAGTTGTGCCAGTTCCACTACCTGCGGGAGGCGGCCGGGCCGGTTTACGAGGCCGACCGGCACGCCAAGAAGGAGCTCAAGAAGCGCGTCCGCGGGGTGCGCGAGGTCGAGCGTCGAGTCGAGGACCGGAGCGATGCGGAGGCGGAGGTCGTGCGCGGGTACTGTTCCGCGGTCCGCAGCGCGCTGACCGACGACGGGCGTCCGCCGCTGGACTCGGCCGGGCTGCGGCTGCGCGGGCGGCTCGACGCGGTGGCGGGGAGCCTGAAGAAGCTG CGCGGGGAAAAAGGGGCGGGCCGGGAGCTGACCCGGTTGCACGGAATGATCACACGCGGGCTCGAAGGGACGGCGGCACTGTTCGCGCCGGTGAAGGAGCTGTTCGATCGGGTGTACCGGGTCGCCCACGAGCTCTCGAACTACGACGGCCGGACCGGGGCCGGGGTCCGCGCCCGGTGGGACGAACGGGTCCGGGAGATGGACGCGATGAGCCGACAGCGCCCCGACCTGTCCGAGCCGCTGGATCACTTCGTGAAGGTGAGCCGCAGTTACGAGCCGGGCTTGTTCCACACCTACGACGTGGGGGACCTGCCGCGGACCAACAACGACCTGGAGCAACTGTTCGGGAGCCACCGGCACCACGAGCGGCGGTGCAGCGGTCGGAAAGTGGCGTCGCCGGGGCTGGTCGTGCGCGGGAGCGTGCGGCTGGTGGCCGGGCTGATGACGCGGCTGGGCGAGGCGACGGCCGAGGAGTTGGCACCGACGTCGGTGCTCGCCTGGCGCGAGTTGCGAGAGGAGCTCGGGTTTCGTGAAGCGGCCCGGACCCAACAGCGGCAGTTCCGACGCGATCCCGCCAGCTACCTCAAAAGCCTGGAAAACCTGGCCCGCCAGTCAGGCTTGCCGGCATAG
- a CDS encoding helix-turn-helix domain-containing protein produces the protein MPRSTPKHKVVLSDDQRAELERVTRQSSIGVARKRWATILLLADEAHPEGQRTDAYIAAQVQVSVRQLERIRKKFVQGGMDRTLTRATRRDAGVPQVLDGQAEAHLVTLCCSDPPTGRERWTLQLLCDELVRLQVVTHVCPETVRTCLKKAMPASLTGGPGFPGF, from the coding sequence ATGCCGAGGTCCACGCCGAAGCACAAGGTCGTCCTCTCGGACGATCAGCGGGCCGAACTCGAGCGCGTGACGCGCCAAAGCTCGATCGGTGTGGCCCGGAAGCGCTGGGCCACGATCCTTCTCTTGGCCGACGAAGCCCATCCCGAGGGGCAACGCACGGATGCGTACATCGCCGCCCAGGTCCAGGTTTCGGTCCGGCAACTCGAGCGCATCCGCAAGAAATTCGTCCAGGGTGGGATGGACCGCACGTTGACCCGCGCGACGCGACGCGATGCCGGCGTGCCCCAGGTTCTCGACGGCCAGGCCGAGGCCCACCTGGTCACGCTCTGTTGTAGCGACCCACCGACCGGGCGCGAGCGCTGGACCCTACAACTGCTCTGCGACGAATTGGTCCGACTCCAGGTGGTGACACACGTGTGCCCCGAGACCGTGCGCACGTGCCTGAAAAAAGCTATGCCGGCAAGCCTGACTGGCGGGCCAGGTTTTCCAGGCTTTTGA